One window from the genome of Spirochaetaceae bacterium encodes:
- a CDS encoding mandelate racemase/muconate lactonizing enzyme family protein: MRISDITCTPLAIGKGLLRVATDAGVEGWAEVPGRNNAVFAAYLDGVIKPTLVGEDPRLIDRHWETLALGRDEQSNKLPAAVVGVIDVALWDLLGKDTGLPVHTLMGGARRTAIPLYWSTGSGWRMQPEEMVARVREGREQGFGAFKIRMDWRGWRQDVDPEKDFRMFRLVREFLDGGEYLGFDANNGYSVSTAIQQGHRFEALGIDHFEEPIPHYDLPGLKQVADALDVAVSAGEQDAFRWWFEHLVLLGDPDILQPNILNAGGPSEVKRIYELATVLNKPVMPHSPQAGINSMASLHVYATVQNATRPHEFSTEFSGPLDDVADLYGAAVLPEDGAIELSDRPGLGIELNEPAVTRLTVR, encoded by the coding sequence ATGAGGATCAGCGACATTACCTGTACGCCGCTTGCCATCGGCAAGGGGCTGCTGCGGGTTGCTACCGATGCCGGGGTCGAGGGATGGGCGGAAGTGCCGGGCCGCAACAATGCGGTGTTCGCGGCCTACCTGGACGGCGTCATCAAGCCGACCCTGGTGGGCGAGGATCCGCGCCTGATAGACCGCCACTGGGAGACGCTCGCGCTGGGGCGCGATGAGCAGTCGAACAAGCTGCCCGCCGCGGTGGTCGGGGTGATCGACGTGGCGCTGTGGGACCTGCTCGGCAAGGACACCGGCCTGCCGGTGCACACGCTGATGGGCGGCGCGCGGCGCACCGCCATTCCGCTGTACTGGAGCACCGGCTCCGGCTGGCGCATGCAGCCGGAGGAGATGGTGGCGCGAGTCCGGGAGGGCCGCGAGCAGGGCTTCGGCGCCTTCAAGATCCGCATGGACTGGCGCGGCTGGCGGCAGGACGTGGACCCGGAGAAGGACTTCCGGATGTTCCGGCTGGTGCGCGAGTTCCTGGACGGCGGCGAGTACCTGGGCTTCGACGCCAACAACGGCTACTCGGTGTCCACGGCGATCCAGCAGGGCCACCGCTTCGAGGCGCTGGGCATCGACCATTTCGAGGAACCGATCCCGCACTACGACCTGCCGGGCCTGAAGCAGGTCGCCGACGCGCTCGACGTGGCGGTGTCGGCGGGCGAGCAGGACGCGTTCCGCTGGTGGTTCGAGCACCTGGTGCTGCTCGGCGACCCGGACATCCTGCAGCCGAACATCCTCAACGCCGGCGGTCCGAGCGAAGTGAAACGCATCTACGAGCTGGCCACGGTGCTGAACAAGCCGGTGATGCCGCACAGCCCGCAGGCGGGCATCAACTCGATGGCCTCGCTGCACGTGTACGCCACGGTGCAGAACGCCACCCGCCCGCACGAGTTCTCCACCGAGTTCTCCGGCCCGCTCGACGACGTCGCCGACCTGTACGGCGCCGCGGTGCTGCCGGAAGACGGCGCCATCGAGCTCAGCGACCGGCCCGGCCTCGGCATCGAACTCAACGAACCCGCCGTCACCCGCCTGACGGTGCGGTAA
- a CDS encoding NAD-dependent epimerase/dehydratase family protein encodes MTKGRYTALIAGYTGAVGGALARDLAGRAEWRVYGLARHPPAAVQPAATSEPAGVGKPAVTGVEAVTGVAADMADRDRLRRALAPLGGVTHLFYCGRATHAEQVIEDAAANLALLDNVVTATEAAAAGLRHVHLVQGGKYYGVHVGPFLTPAEESQPRAPIDNFNYDQQDYLSARAATARWTWSASRPNTLVHFSPAIARNLVSTLGAWAAICRELGAALDFPGPQGAYDSLTQLTTIELLARAIAWMATEPACANEAFNVTNTDLFRWHTLWPRLADAFAMPLGSVRPLRLAEVMAGRGELWRQICARHGLVQPDLDRVANWGYADATLERTWDEILSHNKARRLGFHDWDDSPVRFFTILDRYRQARILPH; translated from the coding sequence GTGACGAAGGGTCGGTACACGGCGCTGATTGCCGGGTACACCGGTGCGGTGGGCGGTGCCCTGGCGCGCGATCTGGCCGGCCGCGCCGAGTGGCGAGTGTACGGACTGGCCCGGCATCCGCCGGCGGCCGTCCAGCCCGCCGCCACCAGTGAGCCGGCCGGGGTCGGGAAACCCGCCGTCACGGGGGTGGAGGCCGTGACCGGGGTGGCGGCGGACATGGCGGACCGCGACCGGCTGCGGCGTGCGCTGGCACCGCTGGGCGGCGTCACCCACCTGTTCTACTGCGGGCGCGCCACCCACGCCGAGCAGGTGATCGAGGACGCAGCGGCCAACCTCGCGCTGCTGGACAACGTGGTCACCGCCACCGAGGCGGCGGCCGCGGGGTTGCGGCACGTGCACCTGGTGCAGGGCGGCAAGTACTACGGCGTGCACGTCGGGCCGTTCCTTACTCCGGCCGAGGAATCACAGCCGCGCGCGCCGATCGACAACTTCAACTACGACCAGCAGGACTACCTGAGCGCCCGCGCGGCCACGGCACGGTGGACCTGGTCGGCGTCGCGGCCCAACACCCTGGTGCACTTCTCGCCGGCGATCGCGCGCAACCTGGTCAGCACGCTCGGCGCCTGGGCCGCGATCTGCCGCGAGCTGGGCGCGGCGCTGGACTTCCCGGGCCCGCAGGGAGCGTACGACAGCCTCACCCAACTCACCACCATCGAGCTGCTGGCGCGCGCCATCGCCTGGATGGCCACCGAGCCGGCGTGCGCCAACGAGGCGTTCAACGTCACCAACACCGACCTGTTCCGCTGGCACACGCTGTGGCCGAGGCTGGCGGACGCGTTCGCCATGCCGCTCGGCTCGGTGCGCCCGCTGCGGCTGGCCGAGGTGATGGCCGGCCGCGGCGAGCTGTGGCGGCAGATCTGCGCCCGCCACGGCTTGGTGCAGCCGGACCTGGACCGGGTGGCCAACTGGGGCTACGCCGACGCCACCCTGGAGCGCACCTGGGACGAGATCCTGAGCCACAACAAGGCGCGCCGCCTCGGCTTCCACGACTGGGACGACAGCCCGGTACGCTTCTTCACCATCCTCGACCGGTACCGCCAAGCCCGAATCCTGCCGCACTGA